In a single window of the Rhinolophus ferrumequinum isolate MPI-CBG mRhiFer1 chromosome 21, mRhiFer1_v1.p, whole genome shotgun sequence genome:
- the ATP2A3 gene encoding sarcoplasmic/endoplasmic reticulum calcium ATPase 3 isoform X3, with protein MLILVANAIVGVWQERNAESAIEALKEYEPEMGKVIRSDRTGVQRIRARDIVPGDIVEVAVGDKVPADLRLIEIKSTTLRVDQSILTGESVSITKHTDAIPDPRAVNQDKKNMLFSGTNIASGKALGVAVATGLQTELGKIRSQMVAVEPERTPLQQKLDEFGRQLSRAISVTCVAVWVINIGHFADPAHGGSWLRGAVYYFKIAVALAVAAIPEGLPAVITTCLALGTRRMARKNAIVRSLPSVETLGCTSVICSDKTGTLTTNQMSVCRMFIVAEVEAGACRLHEFTISGTTYAPEGKVRQGEQLVRCGQFDGLVELATICALCNDSALDYNEAKGVYEKVGEATETALTCLVEKMDVFDTDLQALSRVERAGACNAVIKQLMRKEFTLEFSRDRKSMSVYCTPTRTGPGAQGSKMFVKGAPESVIERCSSVRVGNRTVPLNATAREQILAKIRDWGSGLDTLRCLALATRDAPPRKEDMQLDDCSKFVQYETDLTFVGCVGMLDPPRPEVAACIARCRQAGIRVVMITGDNKGTAVAICRRLGIFKDTEDVTGKAYTGREFDDLSPEQQRHACRTARCFARVEPAHKSRIVEYLQSFNEVTAMTGDGVNDAPALKKAEIGIAMGSGTAVAKSAAEMVLSDDNFASIVAAVEEGRAIYSNMKQFIRYLISSNVGEVVCIFLTAILGLPEALIPVQLLWVNLVTDGLPATALGFNPPDLDIMEKLPRNPREALISGWLFFRYLAIGVYVGLATVAAATWWFLYDAEGPHITFYQLRNFLKCSEDNPLFADIDCEVFESHFPTTMALSVLVTIEMCNALNSVSENQSLLRMPPWLNPWLLAAVAMSMALHFLILLVPPLPLIFQVTPLSGYQWVVVLQISLPVILLDEALKYLSRNHVDEEKDRK; from the exons ATGCTGATCCTCGTGGCCAATGCAATCGTCGGCGTGTGGCAG GAACGCAATGCTGAGAGTGCCATCGAGGCCTTAAAGGAGTATGAGCCTGAGATGGGCAAGGTGATCCGCTCGGACCGAACGGGCGTGCAGAGGATCCGCGCCCGCGACATCGTCCCCGGAGACATCGTGGAAGTGGCTG TGGGAGACAAAGTGCCTGCTGACCTGCGTCTCATCGAGATCAAATCCACCACGCTGAGGGTAGACCAGTCCATCCTGACGG GTGAATCCGTGTCTATAACCAAGCACACAGATGCCATCCCGGATCCCAGAGCTGTGAACCAGGACAAGAAGAACATGTTATTTTCC GGCACCAACATCGCATCAGGCAAGGCACTGGGGGTGGCCGTGGCCACAGGCCTGCAGACAGAGCTGGGTAAGATCCGGAGCCAGATGGTGGCTGTGGAGCCAGAGCGGACGCCGCTGCAGCAGAAGCTGGACGAGTTTGGGCGACAGCTGTCCCGTGCCATCTCCGTGACCTGCGTGGCTGTGTGGGTCATCAACATTGGCCACTTTGCCGACCCAGCCCACGGCGGCTCCTGGCTCCGCGGCGCCGTGTACTACTTCAAGATTGCTGTAGCCCTGGCTGTGGCTGCTATCCCCGAGGGCCTCCCGGCTGTCATCACTACATGCCTGGCTCTGGGCACACGGCGCATGGCACGCAAGAATGCCATTGTGCGGAGTCTGCCCTCTGTGGAGACCCTGGGCTGCACCTCGGTCATTTGCTCCGACAAGACGGGCACGCTCACCACCAATCAGATGTCTGTCTGCCGG ATGTTCATTGTAGCTGAGGTGGAAGCAGGTGCCTGCCGTTTGCACGAGTTCACCATCTCCGGCACCACATACGCTCCGGAGGGCAAAGT GCGGCAGGGAGAGCAGCTGGTGCGTTGTGGGCAGTTCGATGGGCTGGTGGAGTTGGCCACGATCTGTGCTCTGTGCAACGACTCAGCGCTGGACTACAACGAG GCCAAGGGCGTATATGAGAAGGTGGGAGAGGCCACAGAGACAGCCCTGACTTGCCTGGTAGAGAAGATGGATGTGTTTGACACCGACCTACAGGCCCTGTCCCGGGTGGAGCGAGCCGGTGCCTGCAATGCG GTCATCAAGCAGCTGATGCGGAAGGAGTTCACCCTGGAGTTCTCTCGAGACCGGAAGTCCATGTCAGTGTACTGCACGCCCACCCGCACTGGCCCGGGGGCCCAGGGCAGCAAGATGTTTGTGAAG GGGGCTCCTGAGAGTGTGATTGAGCGCTGTAGCTCAGTCCGTGTGGGGAACCGCACAGTACCCCTGAACGCCACCGCCAGGGAGCAGATTCTGGCCAAGATCCGGGATTGGGGCTCAGGCTTGGATACTCTGCGCTGCCTGGCACTGGCTACCCGGGACGCGCCCCCGAGGAAGGAAGACATGCAGCTGGATGACTGCAGCAAGTTTGTGCAGTATGAG ACGGACCTGACTTTCGTGGGCTGCGTGGGCATGTTGGACCCTCCGAGGCCCGAGGTGGCCGCTTGCATTGCACGCTGCCGCCAGGCGGGCATCCGTGTGGTCATGATCACAGGGGACAACAAAGGCACGGCTGTGGCGATTTGCCGTCGGCTGGGCATCTTCAAGGACACAGAGGACGTGACGGGCAAGGCCTACACGGGCCGTGAATTCGACGACCTCAGCCCCGAGCAGCAGCGCCACGCCTGCCGCACAGCCCGCTGCTTCGCCCGGGTGGAACCTGCACACAAGTCCCGAATTGTGGAGTACCTACAATCCTTCAACGAGGTCACTGCCATG ACTGGAGACGGGGTGAATGATGCCCCGGCCCTGAAGAAAGCAGAGATCGGCATCGCCATGGGCTCCGGCACAGCCGTGGCAAAGTCAGCGGCAGAGATGGTACTGTCAGATGACAACTTTGCCTCCATTGTGGCTGCGGTGGAGGAGGGCCGGGCCATCTACAGCAACATGAAGCAATTCATCCGCTACCTCATCTCCTCCAACGTCGGCGAAGTTGTCTG CATCTTCCTCACGGCCATTCTGGGCCTGCCAGAAGCCCTGATCCCTGTGCAGCTGCTCTGGGTGAACCTGGTGACAGATGGCCTACCTGCCACGGCCCTGGGCTTCAACCCCCCAGACCTGGACATCATGGAGAAGCTGCCTCGGAACCCACGCGAGGCCCTCATCAGTGGTTGGCTCTTTTTCCGATATCTGGCTATTGGAG TGTACGTCGGCCTGGCCACAGTGGCTGCCGCCACCTGGTGGTTCCTGTATGATGCCGAGGGACCTCACATCACCTTCTACCAGCTG AGGAACTTCCTGAAGTGCTCCGAGGACAACCCACTCTTTGCCGACATTGATTGTGAGGTTTTCGAGTCACACTTCCCCACGACCATGGCCTTGTCTGTGCTGGTGACCATTGAAATGTGCAACGCCCTCAACAg CGTCTCGGAGAACCAGTCCCTGCTACGGATGCCGCCCTGGCTGAATCCCTGGCTGCTGGCGGCTGTGGCCATGTCCATGGCTCTGCACTTCCTCATCCTGCTGGTGCCACCGCTGCCT CTCATTTTCCAGGTCACCCCACTGAGCGGGTACCAGTGGGTGGTGGTGCTCCAGATATCTCTGCCTGTCATCCTGCTCGATGAGGCCCTCAAATACCTGTCCCGGAACCACGTAGATG AAGAAAAGGACCGCAAGTGA